In Candidatus Obscuribacter sp., the sequence TCGGCGATAGTCAATTTAATCGCCAACTAATTTGTATTTTGCTGTTTTGTCTATTGTCTTGAGTCTCTCCACCATATAGGGATCGTCTGGGCTGATATGGTAGCCATCGGCGTAGATACGCTCGACCATACTGTAGACCTGGTGTCCGTCGATTTGTCTTTGTCCGTCAAAACGAGTCAGTAACAAGTCAGCCTTTTTGACTGGCTTTTGCGCTCAGCAACAGGCACGTATTTGTCTTGTTTTTCTTCATCTGTGAGGTGTGGTGGGATTTCGTATGCCAGATTTTCGATTTGCAAAAGTCCGATGCGCTTCATCCAGCTTGCTCTTTTGATACTTTGATTTTGGCTGTCCAGTCACCTCTGGGCTTTCTCTCTCTGCCACAAGACCCAGGGCATGGGGGGTTTGGGCTCTACTAATATCATATGAGAGCGGGCGCAGATAGGAGCCATAGCCTTTGCCTTTGCCCTGAGCTTTTGTGTCTAATTGGCTGGTAGCCGATTGAGTTTGGGCTGCTTGATTAATCGCTGACAAGTCAGTTTTATTGGTCTGGTCGGGTGTGACTACCCAGGCTACAAGTATAAAGACTGCTTCGGTGCGCACTCTAGCTGGATAAACCACCATCAGTCTAGCTGACAGTAGGTCGCCGGTGGCTTTTGAGCGTAGCTCGTGGAGGCTGAGCCAGCCCATGGACAGGCCTTGGTGGACCTGATCCCACTCTTGCAGCTGCTCAGGAGGAAAATTTTTGATCAGTGCCGCTTTGGTATCGTCTGGCAAAGTAAGCTGCACTACTACTTCGAGGTCTTCTATTTCTTCAGGTGTCAATCTTGATTTGGGATTGCTCTGATCCATTGTGCTCTTTCCTTTGCACTCTTTGATATTGTGACTTTTGTCCTGACTGATGATAACTTATTGCAATGCAAAACAGAAATAGCGATGTCATTGTAATCGGAGCCGGTATTGCCGGGCTTGCAGCTTTTAAGAGATTGCACCAGGGCGGTCTCAATGTGTTGGTGCTAGAGGCGCGCGATCGTCTCGGTGGGCGGATACACACGATAAGACCAGAGGGTCTGCGCTATCCAGTCGAGCTGGGAGCCGAGTTTGTACATGGTCGCTTCCCTGGCTTTTGGGAGAGTCTGGATGCTAGCGGCGTGCGCCTCAATGACACCTGCGTTAATCACTGGACCTCTGTTAATGGCGTACTCAAACCTGAGGAAGACTATTACAAGTTGATTGACGGCTTTTTTGCGGAGCTTGATAAAGAAGCTAATCAGTCGGAGCAAGATATGTCTGTTGCTGCATTTGCAGCAGTACTTGAGCAACGTGATCCCTCCATGGCAGCGGCATGTCAGGCTGGTATGGAATTTGTTGAAAAACTATCTTGCTGCTCCAAGAGCCGAGGTCGGTATCAAGTTTTGGCAAAGGGCTGCCGCCAGACAATCGGCATGAGGCGCTGCGGGTGCTGGATGGTTACGACAATGTCCCTGCTACATTTTAAATGACAGTGGCGAAAATTTGCATAGCAAAGTGCATCTGAACACAGTGGTCAAAGCCATCGATTGGCAGGTTGGTGGAGTGCAAGTCACTGCTAGTGCCGCTGATGAGGCGCAGGATGTCTTGTATAGCGCTCGTCAGGTGATAGTCAGTGTACCCCTGGGTGTATTGCAAATTGAGCCTCCAGCGCCTGGTGCAATTACATTTAGACCCGCTCTAGTGCAAAAACAAAAAGCGATAGCAAGTCTGAGGATGGGCAAAATTGAGCGAGTTGTGGCAATTTTTGCCAGTCGCTTTTGGGAAGATTTAAAAGACGGCAGCGAAGCTTTTCCCGAGTTTGGATTTATCCATTGCGCTGAAGCTCCGATAGCGCACTGGTGGTCTCAGTATCCTGTGCGCAGTCGATTCTGGTTGGCTGGGTCTCTGCAGTTAGCTCAGTTGTCTTACCCGAAGATCTGATTTGTAGAGAATGCGTAGTGAAGTCTCTTGCTGTGCTC encodes:
- a CDS encoding FAD-dependent oxidoreductase, with product MQNRNSDVIVIGAGIAGLAAFKRLHQGGLNVLVLEARDRLGGRIHTIRPEGLRYPVELGAEFVHGRFPGFWESLDASGVRLNDTCVNHWTSVNGVLKPEEDYYKLIDGFFAELDKEANQSEQDMSVAAFAAVLEQRDPSMAAACQAGMEFVEKLSCCSKSRGRYQVLAKGCRQTIGMRRCGCWMVTTMSLLHFK
- a CDS encoding FAD-dependent oxidoreductase, whose amino-acid sequence is MHLNTVVKAIDWQVGGVQVTASAADEAQDVLYSARQVIVSVPLGVLQIEPPAPGAITFRPALVQKQKAIASLRMGKIERVVAIFASRFWEDLKDGSEAFPEFGFIHCAEAPIAHWWSQYPVRSRFWLAGSLQLAQLSYPKI